The DNA region GTGACCGGGGGCTTGGTGGGGCCTTTCCTGATCAATGCCATCGGCGCGGGCCGCGCGGGCATGCGCTATCGCCCCGCCTTCAACTTCCGCCACCCCGCCTTCCTGGAGTGGGTGAGGCTCTCCATCCCGCTGATGCTGGGAGTGTCGCTGGTGGCGGCCGACGAGTGGATCCTGCGCTACTTCGCGAGCGGCGGCACCGGCGACATCACCCGCCTGAACTACGCCAAGCGCCTCTTCGCCGTGCCCATCGCGGTGCTGGGCCAGGCGACGGGGCAGGCCTCGCTGCCGTTTTTTGCCCGCCTCTTCGGGGAGAAGCGGCTGGGCGACTTCGCCGCCAGCGTGAGCAACGCCGTCTACCGGGTCTCGGCGGCGTCCTTCCTGGCCAGCGCGTGGATGGTGGCGGCGGCGCTCCCCATCGTGGACCTGGTCTACCGCCGCGGGCGCTTCCAGTTCACCGACTCGCAAGAGACCGCCATCTACTTCTTCTGGTTCGCCCTCTCGCTCGCCCTGTGGTCCGCGCAGGGGCTGTACGCGCGCGGCTTCTACGCCGCCGGCGACACCCTCACTCCCATGGTGGCCGGGACCATCATCACCCTGGCCTCGCTCCCCGTCTATTCCTGGTTCTTTCGCACCTTCGAGGTGACCGGGCTGGCGGTGGCCTCGGACGTGGGCATCGTGGCGCACACCGTGGTGCTGGCCTGGTTGCTCCACCGGCGGAGGCTCGCGCCCTTCGGGGTGATGAGGTGGGGGGAGCTGGGGAAGGCGCTGCTGACCGCCATCTTCGCCGGGCTGGCGGCCTACGGCGTGACCCGCTCCATCGCACTGAACGGCAGCCGGGAGGCGGATCTCAAGGTGCTGGGGCTGGTGACGGTGACTTGGGCGGCGGCGGTGGCGGTGGGACTGATGGTCACGCGCTCGGAGTTGCCCGGCCAGTTGCGTCGCCGCCTGGCGCCCACCCAGCCCGAGCCTCTGCCGGAGTCGCGCGAGACCCGGGAGCTCTACCGTCCCTAGGCGCGGCGCTTGATCTGCATCGTCTCCCAGTCGTAGGGGAACTCGCGCCCGCAGTCGAGGCAGACGACGTAATCGCCGGTCTCCTCGCCCACCGCCTTCCACTGATTGTTGGTGGGCGGGCGGTGCTCGCGGGTGGAGGCGTTGGAGATGGGCCGGGAGAGGCGCCGGTGGGCGCACGCCAGGTGCAGCACTTGCAGCAGGCGTCCGAACATGGCGGTCCTCAGGCGCGGGCAGCGGCGCTGCCCGAGGCCGAGGCGGAGACGGGCTCCATCTTGCCGCTCTCCTTGCCTTCGCGGCCCAGCTCTTCGCCCTTCTGGCCGGCTTGCGGATGTCGATGCCGCCTTTGAAGTAGGCCCCGTCCTCGATGACGATGCGCTGCGCCACCACGTCGCCGATGAGCGAGCCCTCGTTGCGGATCTCCACCCGGTCACTGGCGGTCAGGTTGCCCTTGACCTTGCCCATCACCACCACCTCGCGGGCGGTGATGTTGGCAGTGACCGCGCCGTTGCGCCCGATGCTGACGCGGTTGCCGGCCAGCGAGATAGACCCCTCCACCCGGCCGTCGATGAACAGCGATTCAGAACCGGTCACCTCGCCCTTGATGGTCAGCGACTTGCCGATGCTGGCCTGCTCGCTGCTGCCGGCGGCGCAGGTCCGGGAGGAGTCAGGGAGGGAACTGGGAGTCGGAACGGTGCTCATGCTGGGCTTCTCCGTGGAGGAAGTAGGGGCAGGGGCCGGGGTGGACGGGGACTGCGACGGTTTCCAGATCATTAGGGGAGGTCCTCAAAAATTCTCTCGGGGGAGCCATTACCAAGTAGCAACTAGCTGGCCAAACCCGCTGTGGAGGCCGGAAGCCGCCGCATGGCCCAAAACCAAGGCTCGCACAGCCGCCGCTGATGGCGGGCTGACATGGTCGCGACCCGCGCTGTTGCAAATCTTCCGCATCGTCGTGGAAATCTTTCCGCGGTTGGGCGCGTAGGATAGGGAGTAAGAAATGCTCACCGACAGAGCCATCCTGCAGCACCTCGCCCGCCAGCCGCGAAAGTCGGCAGGGTTCAAGCAGATCGTCCACGACCTGAGCCTGCACGGCGGCCAGGAGCGCCGCGAGCTGGGCGAACTGCTGGACCGGCTGGTGGCCCGGGGCGAATTGGTCGAGCAGGACGGCCGCTACGCCCTGCCCCAGGCCCCCGCCCGCAACCAAGCGGTGGGTCGGCTGAGCATGCACCGCGACGGCTTCGGCTTCGTCATCCCGGAGAGCGCGGCGCTGAAGGAGCGGCTCAGCGGCGACATCTTCATCCCGCCTCCGGCCATCGGCTCGGCTATGCACGGCGATCGGGTGCTGGTGGAGATGGGCCCGCTGCGGGCCGACGGCCGGGCCGAAGGACGCATCCTGCGGGTGGTCGGCCGCGCCCACGCCACCGTGGTCGGCACCTTCCACTACGGCCCTCGCTCCAACTACGTCACCCCCATCGACGAGAAGATCACCCAGGACATCCTCATCCCGCGCGGGATGGAGGTCCCAAAGAGCCTCACCGCGGAGACCGCAGAGATCGCAGAGAAAGGCAGGGCAAAGAAGGGAACGCCACACCGGGTGCTGGGCGAGGAGGCGCGGCGCAGCAGCGGGTGGAAGGACCTGGAGGGCCTGGTAGTGGACGTCGAAATCACCGAGTGGCCCACCCCCACCCAAAGCCCGCGTGGGCGGGTGGTGGAGGTGCTGGGCTCGGAAGACGACTTCGGAGTGGACGTCGAGATCATCATCCGCAAGTTCCACCTGCCCCACCGCTTCCCGCCGGAGGTGCTGGCCGAGGCGCAAAGCTTCCCCGGAATCCTGCCGGCGGGCGAGGTAGGGAAGCGGCGCGACTACCGCAGCCTGCCCATCGTCACCATCGACGGCGAGACGGCGCGCGACTTCGACGACGCCGTCACCGTGCGCCGCCGCTCCAACGGCAACTTCGAACTGCAGGTGCACATCGCCGACGTCGCCCACTACGTGCGCGCGGGCGCGCCGCTCGACCAGGAGGCCCGCCTGCGCGGGACTTCCGTCTATTTTCCCGACCGGGCTGTGCCCATGCTGCCCATGGAACTCTCCACCGACCTGTGCAGCCTGCGCCCCCAGTCCGACCGCCTGGTGCTCTCCTGCGTCATGGAGATCGACCACCAGGGCGAGATCGTGGGCTACGAGCTGCACGAGGGCGTGATCCGCTCCGCCGAGCGCATGACTTACACCAACGTCAACCTGGTGCTGGAGGGCGACGCGGGGCAGCGCGCCCGCTACCACGGCCTGGTCGACGTCTTCGAATTGATGCGCGAGCTGGCGCTGATCCTGAACCGCAAGCGGCAGCGGCGAGGGTCGATCGACTTCGACCTGCCCGAGCCGGTCATCGAGTTCGACGAGTTCGGCATGATGCAGGCCATCGTGCCCTCGGAGCGCAATATCGCCCACCGCCTGATCGAGGAGTTCATGCTGGCCGCCAACGAGTGCGTGGCCGCCTTCCTGGAGCACCGGCGCACCGCCTCGCTCTACCGCATCCACGAGAAGCCGGACGCCAAGAAGGTCTACGAGTTCGAGACCTTGGCTGCCGCCTTCGGCTACTCCCTGGGGGTGGGCGCGCTGCCCATCCAGCGGCTGCAGTTGCGCGGCGACCGGCGCGCGCGCCAGGGCAGCGGCCGCAACCCCCGCGAGGTCGAGATCCCGCAGGAAGTCCACATCACTCCGCGCATGTACCAGAAGCTGACCCAGAAGATCGCGGGCAAGCCCGAGGAGCGCATCCTCTCCTACCTGATGCTGCGCTCGCTCAAGCAGGCCAAGTACTCGGAGATCAACGAAGGCCACTTCGCGCTGGCCGCGCCCACTTACACCCACTTCACCTCGCCCATCCGGCGCTATCCTGACCTGATCGTCCACCGCATCCTCAAGGCGGTGCTGCGCGGCGAAGGCACGGGACGAGGGGTGCCGCCGCACAGCGAGGCCCCGGCGCCGTGGTCGAAGCGGCTGGAGGCGCACACGCGCAAGGGCGGGCACGAGCGCGCTCCCCTGGGCGGACCCATCCCCGAGGCCGGATTGCACGACATCGCCGAAGAGTCCAGCCAGTCGGAGCGCCGCGCCGACGACGCCGAGCGCGAACTCATGGAGTGGAAGAAGATCAAGTTCATGCAGGAGCGCATCGGGGAGGAGTTCGAGGCGCTCATCGTCAGCGTCACCAAGTTCGGCTTCTTCGTGGAGTTGCTCGACCTGTTCGTGGAGGGCCTGGTGCCCCTGGGCACGCTTACCGGCGACCGCTACACCTACCGCGAGAACACCCGCCAGATCATCGGCGAGCGCTCCAAGAAGAAGTACTCCCTGGGCGACAAGGTGCGGGTGCTGCTCGACCGCATCGACCGCATGCAGCGCAAGCTGCAGTTCGCGGTGGTGGAGGAGGCGCCGGCGCCGCGCCGGCCGGGCCGCCGCTGAAGTACAATAGCCAGGATGCCCAGCCAGGAAGACGTCATCGAGAAGCTGCGCCTCTGCTACGACCCGGAGATCCCGCTGAACATCGTGGACCTGGGGCTGATCTACCGTGTCGAGGTGAACGAGGGCGACGTGGAGGTGGACATGACCCTGACCGCCCAGGGCTGCCCTTCGCACACCGAGATCAGCCGCAACGTGCGCACCACCCTGGCCACCATGCCGGGGGTGCAGAACGTGAAGGTCAACGTGGTCTGGGACCCGCCCTGGTCGCCGCACCGCATCAGCCCGGAGGGCCGCAAGAAGCTGGGCATCGACGACGAGCAGATCGAGGCCATGCGCTCTCCCGGCGGGATGTAGGCGCGGCGGACGCTCGTGTACAATGAACTTACCCCGCACCGCCGCCCGGCGGTGTCTCCAGTCGGGACGTAGCGCAGCCTGGTAGCGCACTCGCTTGGGGTGCGAGTGGTCGCCGGTTCAAATCCGGCCGTCCCGACCAGTTTTTTGCCTGGATTCCCGCAAGGTCCCTCGCTACGCTCGGGATTTCGCCTGCGGGCTCCCGCTCACCTCGGCTGCGCCTCGGATCGCTCACGCCCGCAAAGCGGCTCAACTTGGGGTGCGAGTGGTCGCCGGTTCAAATCCGGCCGTCCCGACCAGTTTTTACCGTCCTCGATTCCCACTCCCCGGCTCGTCGGCCCGCCACTGGAAGCAGATGCCGAAGCCGTCCGGATCGTGGAGATAGAGCTGCTTCATGCCGTAGGGAGCGACCTGCGGCCTCTCTGAGGGGATGCCTTTGGCCTGCAGATGGGCGTACACCGCGTCCACATCGGGTGCACCGAAATAGAGGCAGGTGTCGTCGTGGATGGCCACGCGGCGCGGGTCGGCGGCCGGCGGACGCTTGTCGTACTCGAAGGCGGTGTTCAGCATCAGGTCGGCGGCGCCATTCAGCCGCAGCCACACCCAGTTGTGGTTGGGCGCGACCGTGTTCTGATCGGTGGCCACGATCTCGAAGCCCAGCCCGTCGCAGTAGAACCGGAGCGAGGCGGCCATGTCGAACACCTGCAGCAGCGTGGTCGTGCCCTTGACCTCGATGGCCATGCGCAGCCTCCGGGGACGCGTTGGGGATTGTAATGCCCTCCCCCCCCACGCAACCGCCATCTGGGATGGATCGCCTCAGCTCCGGCGCCGGCGGAGGCGCGGGCCTGGGCCACGCACTTGCCAGGATCCTGGCGGTGGGCGCTAGTTCAGTCCCGATTGCGTCAGCTTCACCCCGCAGCCGACGCCCGCCTTCCCGCCGCAGGATTGGCCCGCGGTGGAATTCACCGTGGTGGTGAAGTAGATACTGGAGGCCTGGCTGGACGAACTCACGTTGTCGATCACGAAGCCGCTGGTCGCCCCTGCGTTCTGCGCCGCGGGCGCCGGCAGCGTGAACACGGCGGCCGTGGTGCTGGGGAAGGCGCTGGTGATGTCGAAGGAGTAGACACAGGCGGTGGTGCAGCCCCCATATTCGCCGCTGCCCCCGATGCTCACGAACAGGCGGTCGGTGGCGCCGTTCTTGATCTCGGCGAGGGGGGAGCACGCGCCTCCGGCCGAGGTGCTGCTGATCAGCTCCAGCGGCCCGGCGTTGGTGCTGGTGTTCATCAGCCCGGCGCTGTTGAAGCCCACGCGGAACAAGGCCTGGTGGTCGACGTGTCCCGGCTCGCGCGCGCACAGATAGAGGAAGCCGGTGATCGAGCCCGGGGAACTGTTGAAGTAGGCGTCGTCGAAGGTGCCGACGTGCATGTCGTAGACGATGGGGCCGTTGCCGGTGAAGGAGATCGCGCGGCGCGAGCCCGCGGTCAGCGCGGTGTCCGTCTGGATCAACTGGCCGGTGGTGGTGCTGGTGGCGGCGCCGTTGGTGAAGCCGTTGAACCAGAAGACCCGGCCGGTGGTGCTGTCGACGATGGGTGGATCCGCGAGGTGCCCGCCGGGCGCGAGGTTGGTTCCGCCCAGGCACGGCGGGCTGCCGGCGCCACAGGCGCCGACGCTGCTGCCGCTCTCCCGCACGTAGCTGGACCGCCCGGTGCTGTCGCCCACGAAGATGTTGCCGGAGGTGGAATCGAAGACCGGCCCGGTGAGGATGGCGCCGCT from Terriglobales bacterium includes:
- a CDS encoding VOC family protein — its product is MAIEVKGTTTLLQVFDMAASLRFYCDGLGFEIVATDQNTVAPNHNWVWLRLNGAADLMLNTAFEYDKRPPAADPRRVAIHDDTCLYFGAPDVDAVYAHLQAKGIPSERPQVAPYGMKQLYLHDPDGFGICFQWRADEPGSGNRGR
- a CDS encoding metal-sulfur cluster assembly factor; this encodes MPSQEDVIEKLRLCYDPEIPLNIVDLGLIYRVEVNEGDVEVDMTLTAQGCPSHTEISRNVRTTLATMPGVQNVKVNVVWDPPWSPHRISPEGRKKLGIDDEQIEAMRSPGGM
- a CDS encoding lipid II flippase MurJ; translated protein: VTGGLVGPFLINAIGAGRAGMRYRPAFNFRHPAFLEWVRLSIPLMLGVSLVAADEWILRYFASGGTGDITRLNYAKRLFAVPIAVLGQATGQASLPFFARLFGEKRLGDFAASVSNAVYRVSAASFLASAWMVAAALPIVDLVYRRGRFQFTDSQETAIYFFWFALSLALWSAQGLYARGFYAAGDTLTPMVAGTIITLASLPVYSWFFRTFEVTGLAVASDVGIVAHTVVLAWLLHRRRLAPFGVMRWGELGKALLTAIFAGLAAYGVTRSIALNGSREADLKVLGLVTVTWAAAVAVGLMVTRSELPGQLRRRLAPTQPEPLPESRETRELYRP
- a CDS encoding RNB domain-containing ribonuclease yields the protein MLTDRAILQHLARQPRKSAGFKQIVHDLSLHGGQERRELGELLDRLVARGELVEQDGRYALPQAPARNQAVGRLSMHRDGFGFVIPESAALKERLSGDIFIPPPAIGSAMHGDRVLVEMGPLRADGRAEGRILRVVGRAHATVVGTFHYGPRSNYVTPIDEKITQDILIPRGMEVPKSLTAETAEIAEKGRAKKGTPHRVLGEEARRSSGWKDLEGLVVDVEITEWPTPTQSPRGRVVEVLGSEDDFGVDVEIIIRKFHLPHRFPPEVLAEAQSFPGILPAGEVGKRRDYRSLPIVTIDGETARDFDDAVTVRRRSNGNFELQVHIADVAHYVRAGAPLDQEARLRGTSVYFPDRAVPMLPMELSTDLCSLRPQSDRLVLSCVMEIDHQGEIVGYELHEGVIRSAERMTYTNVNLVLEGDAGQRARYHGLVDVFELMRELALILNRKRQRRGSIDFDLPEPVIEFDEFGMMQAIVPSERNIAHRLIEEFMLAANECVAAFLEHRRTASLYRIHEKPDAKKVYEFETLAAAFGYSLGVGALPIQRLQLRGDRRARQGSGRNPREVEIPQEVHITPRMYQKLTQKIAGKPEERILSYLMLRSLKQAKYSEINEGHFALAAPTYTHFTSPIRRYPDLIVHRILKAVLRGEGTGRGVPPHSEAPAPWSKRLEAHTRKGGHERAPLGGPIPEAGLHDIAEESSQSERRADDAERELMEWKKIKFMQERIGEEFEALIVSVTKFGFFVELLDLFVEGLVPLGTLTGDRYTYRENTRQIIGERSKKKYSLGDKVRVLLDRIDRMQRKLQFAVVEEAPAPRRPGRR